One genomic region from Spirosoma sp. KCTC 42546 encodes:
- a CDS encoding AAA family ATPase: MIPIKLSIQGLYSYQDLQEIDFQRLTGSSVFGIFGKVGSGKTSLLEAISFALYGETERLNSRDNRQYNMMNLKSKQLLIDFEFQAGPDQHIYKFVYEAKRHPKKHHEIGPGERRMFIRQENDWHPIGNEKEDISVLSKQILGLDYENFKRTIIIPQNQFREFLELSPTERTKMMNQLFKLDQYDLAGRVGKLSKANDDQLAELRGLLSPLATVTPAAIEHAEANIASSHDAVRAKETEIEQVEPTERLLLHAQTQSQNLATLQRELSGLQTLEPTYSKLRQTIALYETCRLVFQSDLVMLRKLTDKQTGLVEAKNKTARQLSVTDGQLLGLQSVYEATKKAYEGRNQLQQQIDELDTVQQIRLLQESIELQTRNRQQIAIRIGRQILSLDGYKAERQKHQTLIDSLLRQTSQLERLYQAEKWFAIYKPLKKQADELQKQLTDHETLIEQIKQQKDKVLAGFPEEWAAFTLKTLPAQIDDALEQLKAIRKDREKVYQQAFVKQELVHFTDSLTDGTPCPLCGSEHHPAKHTASQGNSDADLIRQEVLKSENALNKVNQRIDDTTALRLLIEGMTKDLRSALDNSKRLIQERAEIIRQLTEHEDQFSWHEFDKDRESDLAGAIQQESQQQKQLQEGQKVVRELSKQIDEVETALREEEKQLSEFDTAIAGLNGQLKTAVESLDYYRLSEVEQWNLRQIADLRDSLTRTYDQTKTNFEEADKQKSDAEKLQATLAEQLQQVINQLADLDNDIQAVEGNLAQNLAEQSITRDVVEQVLQSNLDIDQEKQRIRDYDTKRAGLQKQITDLENELFKSPFDAIALTNVQSHLKTLRDQKDSLNKELGQLTNVLITLKQQWAKKQEHQKRHDELDLRRQDLKKMDELFRAQGFVNYVSSVYLKNLCESANDRFFKLTNNQLKLELDDKNNFQVRDYLNGGETRSVKTLSGGQTFQAALSLALALSDNIQHLTKAKQNLFFLDEGFGTLDKDSLQTVFKTLKALRSENRVVGIISHVEELQQEVENFIRAESTENGSRIRRSWDE, from the coding sequence ATGATACCCATTAAATTATCGATTCAAGGCCTTTATTCATACCAGGATTTACAGGAAATAGACTTTCAGCGGCTGACCGGGTCGAGTGTGTTTGGCATATTCGGTAAGGTGGGCAGTGGCAAAACGTCCCTGCTGGAAGCGATTAGCTTTGCGCTCTATGGCGAAACGGAACGGTTGAACAGCCGCGATAATCGACAATATAATATGATGAATCTGAAGTCGAAGCAGTTGCTGATTGACTTCGAGTTTCAGGCTGGCCCCGATCAGCATATCTATAAATTTGTCTACGAAGCGAAACGACATCCTAAGAAACACCACGAGATAGGTCCCGGCGAACGTCGAATGTTCATTCGGCAGGAAAATGACTGGCATCCGATCGGAAATGAAAAAGAAGATATTTCCGTACTGTCGAAGCAGATTCTGGGCTTAGACTACGAGAATTTCAAGCGTACGATTATCATTCCCCAGAACCAGTTTCGCGAGTTTCTGGAACTTAGTCCCACAGAGCGGACCAAGATGATGAATCAGCTGTTCAAACTGGATCAATACGATCTGGCCGGACGCGTAGGCAAATTGAGTAAAGCCAACGACGATCAATTGGCCGAACTTCGAGGATTATTAAGTCCATTGGCAACGGTTACCCCTGCGGCTATTGAACATGCCGAAGCCAATATTGCGTCCAGCCACGATGCAGTTCGGGCAAAAGAGACGGAGATTGAGCAAGTGGAGCCAACCGAACGACTACTGTTACACGCCCAAACGCAGAGTCAGAATCTGGCAACACTACAGCGGGAGTTGTCAGGTCTGCAAACATTAGAACCGACCTATAGCAAACTCCGACAAACAATTGCCCTTTACGAAACCTGTCGGTTAGTCTTTCAGTCGGATCTGGTCATGCTACGAAAGCTGACGGATAAGCAAACGGGTCTGGTTGAGGCAAAGAACAAAACAGCCAGGCAACTTTCAGTAACAGATGGTCAATTATTGGGCCTACAGTCGGTTTACGAGGCCACCAAAAAAGCCTATGAAGGCCGGAATCAGTTGCAGCAACAGATTGATGAGTTAGATACGGTGCAGCAGATCCGTCTCTTACAGGAATCGATTGAGCTTCAAACACGAAATCGGCAGCAAATAGCGATTCGGATCGGGCGGCAGATACTGTCACTTGATGGATATAAAGCTGAACGGCAAAAGCACCAGACACTGATCGACAGTTTACTTCGGCAGACATCGCAGTTAGAGCGGCTCTATCAGGCAGAAAAATGGTTCGCCATTTATAAGCCGCTCAAAAAACAGGCCGACGAGTTACAAAAACAGTTGACTGATCATGAGACCCTGATCGAACAGATCAAACAGCAAAAAGACAAGGTACTGGCAGGCTTTCCGGAAGAGTGGGCTGCTTTTACCTTAAAAACATTGCCTGCCCAGATTGACGATGCGCTGGAACAGTTGAAAGCCATCCGCAAAGACCGCGAAAAGGTGTACCAGCAGGCTTTCGTAAAACAGGAATTAGTCCACTTTACTGATTCCCTGACCGATGGTACACCCTGTCCGCTTTGCGGGTCCGAGCACCATCCAGCTAAACATACAGCTAGTCAGGGCAACTCGGATGCTGATTTAATCAGGCAGGAGGTGCTCAAAAGCGAAAATGCACTCAACAAAGTCAACCAACGTATTGATGATACAACTGCCCTAAGGTTACTTATTGAAGGCATGACCAAAGATCTTCGGAGCGCTTTAGACAACAGCAAACGACTAATTCAGGAACGAGCAGAGATTATACGGCAACTTACCGAACATGAGGACCAGTTTAGTTGGCACGAGTTTGACAAGGATCGGGAGTCTGATCTGGCAGGGGCCATCCAGCAGGAGAGTCAGCAGCAAAAACAACTTCAGGAAGGTCAGAAGGTCGTTCGGGAGTTGAGCAAACAAATTGATGAGGTTGAAACGGCCTTACGTGAAGAGGAAAAGCAATTAAGCGAGTTCGATACAGCAATTGCGGGCCTAAATGGTCAATTAAAAACGGCGGTCGAATCGCTGGACTATTATCGGCTTTCGGAAGTTGAACAATGGAACCTGCGCCAGATTGCCGACTTGCGCGATTCGCTCACTCGTACATACGACCAGACAAAAACAAATTTTGAAGAAGCCGATAAGCAAAAATCGGATGCGGAGAAACTACAGGCTACACTGGCTGAACAACTTCAACAGGTAATCAACCAGTTGGCAGACCTGGACAATGATATTCAGGCTGTTGAGGGTAATCTGGCCCAAAATCTAGCTGAACAGTCCATAACCCGCGACGTAGTGGAGCAGGTATTGCAGAGTAATTTGGACATCGATCAGGAAAAGCAGCGCATCCGCGACTATGATACAAAACGGGCTGGGCTCCAGAAGCAAATCACTGATTTAGAAAACGAGCTTTTCAAATCTCCCTTTGATGCGATTGCACTTACGAACGTGCAAAGCCATTTAAAAACCCTCCGTGATCAGAAAGATAGCCTGAATAAAGAATTGGGGCAGCTCACCAATGTTCTGATAACGCTAAAGCAGCAATGGGCAAAAAAACAGGAACATCAAAAACGCCATGATGAGTTAGACCTTCGTCGGCAGGATTTGAAGAAAATGGACGAGTTGTTCCGGGCGCAGGGTTTTGTCAATTATGTATCGTCAGTCTACTTAAAGAACCTGTGCGAATCGGCCAATGATCGGTTTTTCAAACTAACGAACAACCAGTTAAAGCTTGAGTTAGACGATAAAAACAATTTCCAGGTACGCGACTACCTCAACGGGGGAGAAACCCGGAGCGTGAAAACGCTTTCGGGTGGGCAAACATTTCAGGCGGCTTTATCGCTTGCACTGGCACTATCCGACAATATTCAGCACCTGACCAAAGCTAAACAGAACCTCTTCTTCCTGGACGAAGGCTTCGGTACGCTCGATAAGGATTCACTACAAACGGTCTTTAAAACACTCAAAGCCCTGCGATCCGAAAATCGGGTAGTGGGTATTATCTCACATGTAGAAGAATTGCAGCAAGAAGTGGAAAACTTTATTCGAGCCGAATCCACAGAAAATGGGAGTCGTATTCGAAGGAGTTGGGATGAGTAG
- a CDS encoding exonuclease SbcCD subunit D: MKIIHTADWHLGKRLQDFQRLQEQQEVLAEIVQVADDEDADLVLVAGDLFDTFNPDPQAEDLLYSTLKQLTAGGRRTVVAIAGNHDNPDRIEAQDHFGRECGIIFAGFPKTNIQSHELSCEAKVLQTAPGFIELKLPRHDAPVRIILTPYANENRMRSYFGMTHLDDELRQSLKGHWATLADTYMDKKGINLLVAHLFVMKRGGEQPEESDDERSILQVGGASMVYTDMIPPQIQYTALGHLHRYQEMGGGPCPVVYSSSPLAYSFAEADQQKYVVRIEAEPNQAVTFTPVPLKTGKRLLRPKFKLVNEAVDWLRENPNCFAEITLQTTTYLTSEERRQLQQAHESLVTIIPDVRTVDEPEQESAPAIDLTQSMETLFANYFKNRNKGQEPNERLQHLFREILATEPE, from the coding sequence ATGAAAATAATACATACTGCTGACTGGCATTTAGGCAAGCGGCTACAGGATTTTCAACGATTACAGGAGCAGCAGGAAGTATTGGCTGAAATTGTACAGGTGGCAGATGATGAAGATGCAGATCTGGTACTGGTGGCAGGTGATTTGTTTGATACGTTTAATCCCGATCCACAAGCAGAGGACTTATTATATAGTACGCTTAAGCAATTAACGGCAGGTGGGCGTCGGACTGTGGTCGCCATTGCGGGTAATCATGACAACCCCGACCGAATTGAAGCCCAAGACCATTTTGGTCGGGAGTGTGGAATTATCTTCGCTGGTTTTCCAAAGACAAACATTCAATCCCATGAATTAAGCTGTGAAGCAAAGGTACTTCAGACCGCTCCTGGCTTTATTGAATTGAAACTCCCCAGACACGATGCGCCGGTTCGAATCATTTTAACACCCTATGCCAATGAAAACCGAATGCGCTCGTACTTCGGGATGACTCATCTTGACGATGAACTCCGGCAAAGCCTGAAAGGTCATTGGGCAACACTGGCTGATACCTATATGGATAAAAAGGGTATCAATTTATTGGTGGCGCACCTCTTTGTTATGAAGCGGGGTGGCGAACAACCCGAAGAGTCGGACGATGAGCGGAGTATTTTGCAGGTTGGTGGCGCTTCGATGGTGTATACCGATATGATTCCTCCGCAAATACAATATACAGCCTTAGGCCATTTGCATCGCTATCAGGAAATGGGAGGTGGCCCGTGCCCAGTTGTATATAGTAGTAGCCCGTTAGCTTATAGCTTTGCGGAGGCCGATCAACAAAAGTATGTTGTACGGATTGAGGCTGAGCCCAATCAGGCCGTAACCTTTACACCGGTTCCGCTGAAAACCGGTAAGCGACTCCTTCGCCCTAAATTTAAGCTCGTCAACGAGGCTGTTGACTGGCTCCGGGAAAATCCTAATTGTTTCGCTGAGATTACGCTGCAAACGACCACTTATCTGACGAGTGAAGAACGTAGGCAACTTCAGCAGGCGCATGAATCGCTGGTAACGATTATTCCTGATGTTCGGACGGTGGATGAGCCGGAGCAGGAATCTGCACCCGCCATCGACCTTACCCAAAGTATGGAAACGCTATTCGCGAATTATTTTAAGAACCGAAACAAAGGACAGGAGCCGAATGAGCGATTGCAGCACCTGTTTCGGGAGATTTTAGCCACCGAACCTGAATGA
- a CDS encoding transposase family protein yields MESFLPIVQFLLPEFILQNFELTSIDRPEGVFHVHIEEKNADETDPQRKNLLSKGFFPTITVQDFPIRGHQVFLHIKRRRWLNTQTGKVVYRDWTQVADGTRMTSEFSAFLKQISRY; encoded by the coding sequence TTGGAGAGTTTCTTGCCCATCGTTCAGTTTCTGTTGCCTGAGTTCATCCTACAAAATTTTGAATTGACCTCCATCGACCGCCCTGAGGGAGTCTTTCATGTTCATATCGAAGAGAAAAATGCCGATGAGACGGACCCTCAACGGAAGAATCTGCTCTCCAAAGGCTTTTTCCCCACTATCACCGTCCAGGACTTTCCCATCCGGGGCCACCAGGTATTCCTGCATATCAAACGCCGTCGCTGGCTCAATACCCAAACCGGCAAAGTCGTCTATCGAGACTGGACTCAGGTAGCAGATGGAACGCGGATGACCAGTGAGTTTTCCGCTTTTTTAAAACAAATCAGTCGATACTAA
- a CDS encoding transposase yields the protein MGGFYGVGGKILLRQYRDYQSGFANWQQKQHAKDWLLYPQNLGTHLSLDETSLSQGELYTILTNKAARGGKGSIVAIVAGTKAETVIEILRKLSENQRKKVKEITLDMAGNMALIAKKCFPKAIQVTDRFHVQQLALEAVQTMRVEYRWQALEAENEALEQATFNQIDYQPELLTNGDTVKQLLARSRYVLYKKATDWTISQQERASLLFDRYPDLKRAYELSQSLSHLFEQTTDKLYGLARLAKWHEKVRQTGLKAFNTVARSIQNHYKTILNYFDNRSTNASAESFNAKIKAFRAQFRGVRHVEFFLYRLTQLYA from the coding sequence ATTGGCGGCTTTTATGGGGTTGGTGGCAAAATTCTATTACGCCAATACCGTGATTATCAGAGTGGATTTGCCAATTGGCAACAAAAGCAACATGCCAAAGACTGGTTGCTTTATCCCCAAAACCTGGGTACGCATTTGTCGCTAGATGAAACGAGTCTTTCACAAGGGGAACTCTATACGATTCTGACCAATAAAGCCGCTAGAGGAGGCAAGGGCAGTATCGTAGCCATTGTGGCGGGTACTAAAGCCGAGACGGTGATTGAGATATTGCGTAAGTTATCTGAAAACCAGCGCAAAAAGGTAAAGGAAATTACCCTGGATATGGCAGGCAATATGGCCCTAATCGCTAAAAAATGTTTCCCTAAGGCTATCCAAGTGACCGACCGTTTCCATGTGCAACAACTGGCTCTGGAGGCCGTCCAGACTATGCGAGTTGAGTACCGCTGGCAAGCCTTGGAGGCTGAAAATGAGGCTCTTGAGCAGGCTACGTTTAACCAGATCGACTATCAACCAGAGTTACTTACCAATGGGGATACAGTGAAACAATTGCTGGCTCGCAGCCGCTATGTGCTTTATAAAAAGGCGACTGATTGGACGATCAGCCAGCAAGAGCGGGCCAGTCTGCTTTTTGATCGATATCCAGACCTGAAGCGAGCTTATGAGTTGAGTCAGTCCCTAAGTCACCTCTTTGAGCAGACGACCGATAAACTGTACGGCTTAGCTCGCTTGGCCAAATGGCATGAGAAGGTCCGCCAAACTGGCTTGAAGGCTTTCAACACGGTGGCTCGTTCGATTCAAAACCACTACAAAACAATTTTGAATTATTTTGACAATCGCAGTACGAATGCCTCGGCGGAGTCCTTCAATGCTAAGATCAAGGCATTTCGGGCTCAGTTCCGCGGGGTTCGCCACGTGGAATTCTTCTTATATCGGCTGACTCAATTATATGCTTAA
- a CDS encoding transposase family protein: MESFLPIIQFLLPEFILENFELTAIDRQEGVFQVHIEEKNADEQDPERKNLLSKGFFPTITVQDFPIRGHQVFLHIKRRRWLNTKTGKVVYRDWTQVAEGTRMTGEFAAFLKDISRYQPD; this comes from the coding sequence TTGGAAAGCTTCTTACCCATTATCCAGTTTCTATTACCTGAGTTCATTCTAGAAAATTTCGAATTGACAGCCATTGACCGGCAGGAGGGCGTTTTCCAGGTGCATATCGAAGAGAAAAATGCGGATGAGCAGGATCCAGAGCGAAAAAACTTACTCTCCAAAGGCTTTTTCCCTACCATCACTGTCCAGGATTTTCCCATCCGTGGACACCAGGTTTTCCTGCACATCAAGCGCCGTCGCTGGCTTAATACCAAAACAGGAAAAGTCGTTTATCGAGACTGGACTCAAGTAGCAGAAGGAACGCGGATGACCGGTGAGTTTGCCGCTTTTTTAAAAGACATCAGTCGATACCAACCCGATTAA
- a CDS encoding transposase, whose translation MRQYRDFQSGFTDWDQRGHAKEWLLYAHNLGSHLSLDETSLSQGELYTILTNKAAKGGKGSIVAIVAGTKADTVIEVLRKLPESQRKKVKEVTLDMAGNMALIAKKCFPKATQVTDRFHVQQLALEAVQDMRIAYRWQALEADNEALEQAKLNQTDYQPEMLANGDTVKQLLARSRYVLYKKATNWTESQRERAMLLFERYPDLKTAYELSQSLSYIFEATTNKLYGLAQLAKWHEGVRQAGFKAFNTVARSIQNHYETILNYFDNRSTNASAESFNAKIKAFRAQFRGVRNVEFFLYRLTQLYA comes from the coding sequence TTGCGCCAATATCGTGATTTTCAGAGTGGCTTTACCGATTGGGATCAACGAGGCCACGCTAAAGAGTGGCTGTTGTATGCCCACAATCTGGGGTCGCATCTGTCATTGGATGAAACCAGTCTGTCGCAGGGAGAACTCTACACCATCCTGACGAATAAAGCGGCTAAAGGTGGCAAAGGAAGTATCGTGGCCATTGTCGCCGGAACTAAAGCCGATACAGTCATTGAAGTCTTGCGTAAGTTGCCTGAAAGTCAGCGCAAAAAGGTAAAAGAGGTTACTCTGGACATGGCGGGTAATATGGCTCTGATTGCTAAAAAATGTTTTCCCAAGGCTACTCAGGTGACTGATCGGTTCCATGTGCAACAATTAGCCCTGGAGGCTGTTCAGGACATGCGGATTGCGTATCGCTGGCAAGCCTTGGAAGCCGACAATGAAGCCCTGGAGCAAGCTAAGCTTAACCAGACCGACTATCAACCAGAGATGCTTGCCAATGGCGATACGGTCAAACAACTGCTGGCTCGCAGCCGCTATGTGCTCTATAAAAAGGCGACTAACTGGACAGAAAGCCAGCGTGAGCGGGCTATGCTGCTATTTGAGCGTTATCCAGATTTGAAGACAGCCTATGAATTGAGTCAATCCTTGAGCTACATCTTTGAGGCTACCACCAATAAGCTTTACGGCTTAGCTCAGTTGGCTAAGTGGCATGAGGGGGTACGTCAAGCGGGCTTTAAAGCCTTCAACACGGTGGCCCGCTCCATTCAGAACCACTATGAAACGATCTTGAATTATTTTGACAATCGCAGTACCAATGCCTCAGCCGAGTCCTTCAATGCCAAGATCAAAGCGTTCCGGGCTCAGTTCAGAGGGGTTCGCAACGTAGAATTCTTCTTATATCGGCTCACTCAGTTATATGCTTAA